The Halichoerus grypus chromosome 14, mHalGry1.hap1.1, whole genome shotgun sequence genome contains a region encoding:
- the LOC118537115 gene encoding spermatogenesis-associated protein 31E1-like — translation MEDAPTVAPSPSPAPLTGRPLPLASTRPAEPQKDQTNLKEIPLSDTVRKSLLPGNSYLASLIPTISGLGHASYPILSFSWWWECTKSLFLPSSLRHKCQEEHVSCHAPETSLWGGLTNRHIETHNPSFVNPDVQNLLEILITKRVELKICKEKEKDGSVVKQWYPDDHVGSLGTMWKLLGAEQNTTTPQSFWNMKDKPEPLAGPQLFSSPKVLEDHLQQKCSQLFWGLPSLHSESLVATALVSTHSSQLQVPSVLFNGISKCLPVLIQDQISSQFSHAPPLLHLGIQPQPSMLTLPRSQAHLPPSVPIRPPSLPSQRRTGGVSCPTSQKKTRFFIPTQIQHVERPLLPKQQERGKTLPAMVKRSLKSFSQVPPKLPEDNQASHAHRSVSTFHGDFIIFNIQKQHLQRRLSRDKQQGSLPHRIQLSLELMWPQDEFPRVSQAQGEQGLSRPFVFKGKSSQVTQRTRSRYPRSSHRKGQARFQLEKNFSKGLRQCLKRTPRDLSRVSARYPVKVLGTNSEKELVRPLISTLKSDPGKYFARGPDKKHLEKILKVHLLRKLEQINQGLIPVSVRRSWFVANHALPKFHPHTEIRNLAPLKDQKPYVNTSHELFFLSPHTQQKLEAHIIRFRVRHRWDLPVQASEPIDLELCEAQSLPYSQSPFHCSATFVSGAHSKAKFYRFLGKPPQPHSGGEGITEESVPTSGGPLPFPSPACEEIQQGLGGTSPDDGHESSETSLSGQKGRSPSQTSTLSLINRTLQSKTVMGAKKDNLDPSQSLAMARNELKEESGGQASPNKVAILEMNFRSQSPRAKGSMEAMEAEKAPAWKVILRPSVLANNQTIYVDLRRSGSPSTSKSPSPPTAQDPNEPSLKTKASKFELQEKVESGNQPQGHTTGVLLQDSPSDILLPDFATGVPVQDCDTNVPLKDLDTNAVLAEDILTTHKSPCSQREHDNGDTPAPPVPHDLSPCSEGHQEPSVPKVEEPCESQRERDSSNEREDQKSPKPEKHEEESAEPLGIRASQASGTGHPPKVRRTGESLGSKYLQLVPEKGQIFPESHFRKRMRNFLQYLNLKKKSKGLEGPLQKGKPAAARAQVPARSRAAADGKAVEAQTIVTAVGQVLVEKLGFHQGIRASEINQRKESHAPVRGHSCYHRVLSSPNQRRVVRERASSQQATPKGHSCPKKSEWTRDRNSRWEVLPRDLGSPGRPSQHRPMAAGVSGHVQHYPTCSLRKGVSSHQAECASHTFPDSKVFLQEKIEYMQRKPISHVSTSFVC, via the coding sequence ATGGAAGATGCTCCCACCGTGGCCCCATCACCTTCCCCCGCTCCTCTGACGGGACGCCCTTTACCTCTGGCCTCCACCCGGCCAGCAGAACCTCAAAAAGACCAAACTAACTTAAAGGAAATCCCACTTTCTGACACAGTCAGAAAGAGCTTACTCCCAGGTAATTCCTATTTGGCATCTCTCATTCCAACCATCTCAGGCCTTGGCCATGCAAGCTACCCCATTTTATCCTTTTCCTGGTGGTGGGAATGTACCAAGTCCTTGTTCTTGCCTAGCTCATTACGGCACAAGTGCCAGGAAGAACATGTGTCCTGCCATGCACCAGAGACCTCGCTCTGGGGTGGCCTTACAAACAGGCATATAGAGACTCATAACCCCTCATTTGTCAATCCAGATGTCCAGAACCTGCTTGAGATATTAATCACTAAAAGGGTAGAACTGAAGatttgcaaagagaaagaaaaagatgggtCAGTTGTCAAACAGTGGTACCCAGATGACCACGTGGGCTCTTTGGGGACTATGTGGAAGTTGCTGGGTGCTGAGCAGAACACCACCACCCCGCAATCCTTCTGGAACATGAAAGACAAACCAGAGCCGCTGGCTGGTCCTCAGCTGTTCTCATCCCCCAAGGTCTTGGAAGACCACTTGCAACAGAAATGCAGCCAGCTCTTCTGGGGTCTCCCCTCTCTGCACAGTGAGTCCCTGGTGGCCACTGCCTTGGTCTCTACTCACTCTTCTCAACTACAGGTTCCCTCTGTTTTATTCAATGGAATCTCTAAGTGCTTGCCAGTTCTAATTCAGGATCAAATATCTTCACAGTTTTCCCACGCCCCACCCTTGCTCCACCTTGGGATCCAACCCCAACCCTCAATGCTAACCTTGCCCCGGTCCCAGGCCCACCTTCCCCCTTCTGTCCCAATCAGACCACCTTCTCTCCCATCCCAGAGGAGGACCGGTGGGGTATCTTGCCCTACATCCCAAAAAAAGACACGATTCTTCATCCCAACTCAAATTCAACATGTGGAACGGCCCTTGTTGCCGAAGCAGCAAGAAAGGGGGAAGACTTTACCCGCTATGGTGAAAAGGTCTCTGAAATCCTTTAGCCAAGTCCCTCCCAAGCTTCCAGAGGACAACCAGGCCTCCCACGCCCACAGGTCAGTTTCCACTTTTCACGGGGACTTTATCATCTTTAATATCCAGAAGCAACACCTTCAAAGGAGGCTCAGCAGGGATAAACAGCAAGGTAGCCTGCCCCACAGGATTCAACTGTCTCTGGAACTGATGTGGCCTCAGGATGAATTCCCACGGGTGAGTCAGGCACAGGGAGAGCAGGGGCTCTCAAGGCCCTTTGTGTTTAAAGGCAAAAGCAGCCAGGTTACACAGAGGACCAGGTCCAGGTACCCTAGAAGTTCCCATAGGAAGGGTCAAGCAAGATTCCAACTAGAGAAGAACTTTAGTAAGGGTCTACGGCAATGTCTGAAGAGGACGCCAAGAGATCTCTCCAGGGTCTCAGCCAGGTACCCAGTGAAGGTTCTAGGAACCAACTCTGAGAAGGAGTTAGTAAGACCCTTGATAAGCACCTTGAAGAGTGACCCAGGAAAATACTTTGCGAGGGGCCCAGATaagaaacatctagaaaaaaTCTTAAAGGTTCATTTGCTCAGGAAATTGGAACAGATCAATCAGGGTTTGATCCCTGTGAGTGTGCGTCGATCCTGGTTTGTGGCCAACCATGCTTTGCCCAAGTTTCACCCTCACACAGAAATCAGAAATCTAGCACCCTTGAAGGATCAGAAACCCTACGTAAACACCTCCCATGAGCTGTTCTTCCTTAGTCCTCACACTCAGCAGAAGCTGGAAGCACACATCATAAGGTTTCGGGTGAGGCATAGGTGGGACCTACCTGTCCAAGCCTCTGAGCCCATAGATCTGGAGCTATGTGAAGCTCAATCCTTGCCCTATTCCCAGTCCCCCTTTCACTGCTCAGCCACCTTTGTATCTGGGGCCCACTCAAAAGCCAAGTTCTACAGGTTCTTGGGAAAACCTCCTCAGCCCCAttcaggaggggaggggataACAGAAGAGTCTGTTCCTACTTCAGGGGGTCCCCTGCCTTTTCCCTCACCTGCATGTGAGGAAATCCAACAGGGCCTGGGAGGGACCTCACCTGATGATGGCCATGAGTCCTCGGAGACCTCTTTATCAGGACAGAAGGGCAGATCACCTTCTCAGACCTCCACACTCAGCCTCATAAACAGAACCCTGCAGAGCAAGACTGTTATGGGGGCCAAGAAAGACAACCTGGATCCAAGCCAAAGTTTAGCAATGGCCAGGAATGAGCTAAAGGAGGAGAGTGGGGGTCAGGCCTCACCAAACAAGGTAGCAATACTAGAGATGAACTTCAGGTCCCAATCTCCAAGGGCTAAAGGGTCCATGGAGGCAATGGAGGCCGAGAAGGCCCCTGCTTGGAAAGTCATCTTAAGACCCAGTGTGCTGGCCAATAACCAAACCATTTATGTGGATCTGAGGAGATCAGGATCTCCAAGCACTAGTAAAAGTCCCTCACCACCTACAGCCCAAGATCCAAACGAGCCAAGCCTTAAAACAAAGGCTAGTAAGTTTGAGCTCCAAGAGAAAGTAGAGTCAGGGAACCAGCCTCAAGGCCATACCACCGGTGTGCTTCTTCAGGATTCTCCCAGTGACATCCTCCTTCCAGACTTTGCCACTGGCGTGCCTGTCCAGGACTGTGACACCAATGTGCCCCTGAAAGACCTTGACACTAATGCTGTCCTTGCTGAAGACATCTTGACCACTCACAAGTCACCCTGTTCCCAGAGGGAACATGACAATGGAGACACACCTGCTCCCCCGGTGCCACATGACCTTAGCCCCTGCAGTGAGGGGCATCAGGAGCCCAGTGTACCAAAAGTTGAGGAACCATgtgagagccagagggagagggactccAGTAATGAGAGAGAGGACCAGAAGAGTCCCAAACCAGAAAAGCATGAAGAAGAGTCTGCAGAACCGTTGGGAATCAGGGCTTCCCAAGCTAGTGGGACAGGACACCCTCCCAAGGTCAGAAGAACAGGAGAGAGCCTTGGGAGCAAATACCTCCAGCTCGTGCCAGAAAAGGGACAGATTTTTCCAGAAAGCCACTTTAGAAAAAGGATGAGGAACTTCCTGCAGTACcttaatctcaagaaaaaaagcaaaggactGGAAGGTCCCCTTCAAAAAGGCAAGCCCGCAGCAGCCCGTGCCCAGGTACCAGCCAGAAGCAGAGCTGCTGCAGACGGCAAGGCTGTTGAAGCTCAGACGATTGTGACAGCTGTGGGGCAAGTCCTGGTGGAGAAACTGGGATTTCACCAAGGAATTCGTGCCTCAGAGATAAATCAGCGCAAGGAATCGCACGCCCCAGTACGTGGGCATTCCTGTTACCATAGGGTTCTCTCCTCCCCGAACCAGAGGAgagtggtgagagagagagcctccaGTCAGCAAGCCACCCCCAAGGGCCATAGCTGCCCTAAGAAGAGCGAGTGGACCAGAGACAGGAACAGCAGGTGGGAAGTCCTACCCAGGGACCTGGGGTCCCCAGGCAGACCCAGCCAGCACAGGCCGATGGCGGCAGGTGTCTCAGGTCATGTTCAGCATTATCCAACATGCAGTCTTCGAAAAGGTGTGTCATCCCATCAGGCAGAGTGTGCTTCTCACACCTTTCCTGATAGCAAAGTTTTCCTTCAAGAAAAAATTGAGTACATGCAAAGAAAGCCTATTTCTCATGTTAGCACATCCTTTGTGTGCTAA